One Brassica oleracea var. oleracea cultivar TO1000 chromosome C7, BOL, whole genome shotgun sequence genomic window carries:
- the LOC106307027 gene encoding casein kinase I-like isoform X1 gives MDLVIGGRFKLGRKIGSGSFGELYLGVNVQTGEEVAVKLESVKTKHPQLHYESKLYMLLQGGNSEAGIPNLKWFGVEGDYSVMVIDLLGPSLEDLFNYCNRKFTLKTVLMLADQLLNRVEYMHSRGFLHRDIKPDNFLMGLGRKANQVYIIDFGLGKKYRDLQTHKHIPYRENKNLTGTARYASVNTHLGVEQSRRDDLESLGYVLMYFLKGSLPWQGLKAGTKKQKYDRISEKKVSTPIEVLCRHHPSEFVSYFHYCRSLRFDDKPDYSYLKRLFRDLFIREGYQFDYVFDWTVLKYPQTGSISGSSSRTRNHTTTKPGVNAGPSMDRQDRNAGKETNRISGAVEAFSRRHPTNSSTPRDHSRSRNSDDGPFTKHLVKNRGDSERPSSSSRHRTSTSRKAVAATRSSRPSSAGGPSDSRVSSRLVSSSGGGGSGTGNVRPSRIQAGYESKTLSFSRATASSRNAREDQLRSFELLNLRK, from the exons ATGGATCTTGTGATCGGTGGGAGATTTAAGCTTGGAAGGAAGATTGGTAGTGGATCTTTTGGAGAGCTTTATCTTG GTGTAAATGTCCAAACAGGAGAAGAAGTTGCTGTCAAGCTG GAGTCTGTGAAGACCAAGCATCCACAGCTTCATTATGAGTCAAAGTTGTATATGCTGCTTCAAGGAGGAA ACTCTGAAGCTGGTATTCCGAACCTCAAGTGGTTTGGAGTTGAAGGTGACTACAGCGTAATGGTTATTGACCTTTTAGGTCCTAGCCTTGAAGATCTGTTTAACTACTGCAACAGGAAGTTTACCTTGAAAACGGTTCTCATGCTTGCCGACCAGCTT CTTAACAGGGTTGAATATATGCATTCTCGAGGTTTCCTTCACCGTGATATAAAGCCTGACAACTTTTTAATGGGCCTCGGACGCAAAGCAAATCAG GTGTATATCATTGATTTTGGATTAGGGAAGAAATACAGAGACCTTCAGACTCACAAGCACATTCCTTACCG AGAAAACAAAAATCTGACTGGGACAGCTCGATATGCAAGTGTCAACACTCACCTTGGAGTTG AACAAAGTCGAAGGGATGATTTGGAATCACTTGGTTATGTGCTTATGTATTTCCTCAAAGGAAG CTTACCATGGCAGGGATTAAAAGCTGGGACAAAGAAGCAGAAGTATGACAGAATCAGTGAGAAGAAAGTATCAACTCCTATAGAG GTGTTGTGTCGACATCACCCGTCTGAGTTTGTTTCATACTTCCATTACTGCCGATCTTTACGGTTTGATGATAAACCTGATTACTCTTACCTTAAGAGACTGTTCCGCGACTTGTTCATTCGAGAAGGTTACCAATTCGATTATGTATTTGACTGGACAGTCCTAAAGTATCCTCAAACCGGTTCCATCTCTGGTTCTAGCTCCCGAACAAGG AATCATACAACCACAAAACCAGGAGTTAACGCAGGTCCTTCAATGGATAGACAAGACAGAAACGCAG GGAAGGAAACAAACAGAATCTCGGGTGCAGTGGAAGCCTTCTCCAGAAGGCACCCAACAAACTCTTCTACCCCACGTGATCATTCAAGATCAAGAAACTCTGATGACGGACCTTTCACTAAGCACTTAGTCAAAAAT CGTGGAGACTCTGAAAGACCAAGCAGTTCCTCAAGACACAGAACATCTACTTCTAGGAAAGCCGTTGCTGCTACACGCAGCTCTCGGCCAAGTTCTGCAGGCGGACCAAGCGATAGCCGAGTTTCAAGTCGCCTGGTTTCATCAAGCGGCGGTGGTGGCAGCGGCACTGGCAATGTCCGTCCCTCGAGAATCCAAGCTGGATATGAATCCAAGACTTTGTCCTTCTCTCGTGCAACCGCTTCTTCACGAAACGCTCGTGAAGATCAATTGAGAAGCTTTGAGCTTCTCAATCTTCGGAAATAA
- the LOC106306176 gene encoding G-box-binding factor 4, with amino-acid sequence MASFKVMHSSTSTNSDPSRRIPSSSIRPQPFRRDPNARILGGYDGYSPGTMTVEGILHETFASDPPATDSSLLMDAAPTPMEVATVSGGTDTRGKSVDEVWREIVSGEGKGMKEEAETQHDEMMTLEDFLAKATGEDGGGGGESDDVDAKIPPESYGFDHHNPFQMIDKVEGSIVAFGNGVDVYGGGGGGGGGARGKRARVMMEPLDKAAAQRQRRMIKNRESAARSRERKQAYQVELETLAAKLEEENEKLSVEIEEKRKERYQKLLEFLIPVVEKPKQEPRFLRRIRSLEW; translated from the coding sequence ATGGCGTCCTTTAAGGTGATGCATTCTTCCACTTCTACAAACTCGGATCCATCTCGTCGCATCCCTTCTTCCTCTATAAGACCTCAACCGTTCAGGCGAGATCCCAACGCGAGGATTCTCGGCGGTTACGACGGTTACAGTCCCGGCACGATGACGGTTGAAGGGATTCTACACGAGACTTTCGCATCGGATCCACCGGCGACGGATTCTTCGCTCCTGATGGATGCTGCTCCGACGCCGATGGAGGTAGCGACGGTTTCCGGAGGAACGGATACGCGTGGGAAGAGCGTCGACGAGGTGTGGAGAGAGATCGTATCTGGAGAAGGGAAGGGGATGAAGGAGGAAGCAGAGACGCAGCATGACGAGATGATGACGTTAGAGGATTTCTTAGCGAAAGCCACTGGTGAAGACGGAGGAGGAGGAGGAGAGTCCGATGACGTGGACGCGAAGATTCCTCCCGAGAGTTACGGATTCGATCATCACAATCCGTTTCAGATGATTGATAAAGTGGAAGGATCGATCGTTGCGTTTGGGAACGGTGTGGATGTCTACGGAGGAGGAGGAGGAGGAGGAGGAGGAGCGAGAGGGAAGAGAGCGAGAGTGATGATGGAGCCGTTGGATAAAGCAGCTGCGCAGAGACAGAGGAGGATGATCAAGAACCGTGAGTCTGCTGCTAGGTCTAGAGAGAGGAAGCAGGCTTATCAAGTTGAGTTGGAGACTTTAGCTGCCAAGCTCGAGGAAGAGAATGAGAAGCTTTCTGTGGAGATTGAAGAGAAGAGGAAAGAGAGGTACCAGAAGCTGCTGGAGTTTCTGATTCCTGTGGTTGAGAAACCTAAGCAGGAACCTCGGTTCTTGCGCAGGATTCGATCTTTGGAGTGGTAA
- the LOC106307027 gene encoding casein kinase I-like isoform X2, producing the protein MDLVIGGRFKLGRKIGSGSFGELYLGVNVQTGEEVAVKLESVKTKHPQLHYESKLYMLLQGGTGIPNLKWFGVEGDYSVMVIDLLGPSLEDLFNYCNRKFTLKTVLMLADQLLNRVEYMHSRGFLHRDIKPDNFLMGLGRKANQVYIIDFGLGKKYRDLQTHKHIPYRENKNLTGTARYASVNTHLGVEQSRRDDLESLGYVLMYFLKGSLPWQGLKAGTKKQKYDRISEKKVSTPIEVLCRHHPSEFVSYFHYCRSLRFDDKPDYSYLKRLFRDLFIREGYQFDYVFDWTVLKYPQTGSISGSSSRTRNHTTTKPGVNAGPSMDRQDRNAGKETNRISGAVEAFSRRHPTNSSTPRDHSRSRNSDDGPFTKHLVKNRGDSERPSSSSRHRTSTSRKAVAATRSSRPSSAGGPSDSRVSSRLVSSSGGGGSGTGNVRPSRIQAGYESKTLSFSRATASSRNAREDQLRSFELLNLRK; encoded by the exons ATGGATCTTGTGATCGGTGGGAGATTTAAGCTTGGAAGGAAGATTGGTAGTGGATCTTTTGGAGAGCTTTATCTTG GTGTAAATGTCCAAACAGGAGAAGAAGTTGCTGTCAAGCTG GAGTCTGTGAAGACCAAGCATCCACAGCTTCATTATGAGTCAAAGTTGTATATGCTGCTTCAAGGAGGAA CTGGTATTCCGAACCTCAAGTGGTTTGGAGTTGAAGGTGACTACAGCGTAATGGTTATTGACCTTTTAGGTCCTAGCCTTGAAGATCTGTTTAACTACTGCAACAGGAAGTTTACCTTGAAAACGGTTCTCATGCTTGCCGACCAGCTT CTTAACAGGGTTGAATATATGCATTCTCGAGGTTTCCTTCACCGTGATATAAAGCCTGACAACTTTTTAATGGGCCTCGGACGCAAAGCAAATCAG GTGTATATCATTGATTTTGGATTAGGGAAGAAATACAGAGACCTTCAGACTCACAAGCACATTCCTTACCG AGAAAACAAAAATCTGACTGGGACAGCTCGATATGCAAGTGTCAACACTCACCTTGGAGTTG AACAAAGTCGAAGGGATGATTTGGAATCACTTGGTTATGTGCTTATGTATTTCCTCAAAGGAAG CTTACCATGGCAGGGATTAAAAGCTGGGACAAAGAAGCAGAAGTATGACAGAATCAGTGAGAAGAAAGTATCAACTCCTATAGAG GTGTTGTGTCGACATCACCCGTCTGAGTTTGTTTCATACTTCCATTACTGCCGATCTTTACGGTTTGATGATAAACCTGATTACTCTTACCTTAAGAGACTGTTCCGCGACTTGTTCATTCGAGAAGGTTACCAATTCGATTATGTATTTGACTGGACAGTCCTAAAGTATCCTCAAACCGGTTCCATCTCTGGTTCTAGCTCCCGAACAAGG AATCATACAACCACAAAACCAGGAGTTAACGCAGGTCCTTCAATGGATAGACAAGACAGAAACGCAG GGAAGGAAACAAACAGAATCTCGGGTGCAGTGGAAGCCTTCTCCAGAAGGCACCCAACAAACTCTTCTACCCCACGTGATCATTCAAGATCAAGAAACTCTGATGACGGACCTTTCACTAAGCACTTAGTCAAAAAT CGTGGAGACTCTGAAAGACCAAGCAGTTCCTCAAGACACAGAACATCTACTTCTAGGAAAGCCGTTGCTGCTACACGCAGCTCTCGGCCAAGTTCTGCAGGCGGACCAAGCGATAGCCGAGTTTCAAGTCGCCTGGTTTCATCAAGCGGCGGTGGTGGCAGCGGCACTGGCAATGTCCGTCCCTCGAGAATCCAAGCTGGATATGAATCCAAGACTTTGTCCTTCTCTCGTGCAACCGCTTCTTCACGAAACGCTCGTGAAGATCAATTGAGAAGCTTTGAGCTTCTCAATCTTCGGAAATAA
- the LOC106306174 gene encoding glutathione gamma-glutamylcysteinyltransferase 1: protein MRTIINAFFTYSNRIITPKVKGSAKLFAPTFPNLPVRSLSVSQHIYTNYPSKKPVVMAMASLYRRSLPSPPAIDFSSSEGKKIFNEALQKGTMEGFFRLISYFQTQSEPAYCGLASLSVVLNALSIDPGRKWKGPWRWFDESMLDCCEPLEVVKEKGISFGKVVCLAHCSGAKVEAFRTNQTTIDDFRKFVMKCSTSENCHMISTYHRGVFKQTGSGHFSPIGGYNAERDMALILDVARFKYPPHWVPLKLLWEAMDSIDDSTGKRRGFMLISRPHREPGLLYTLSCKDESWISIAKYLKEDVPRLVSSQHVDSVEKILSVVFKSLPSNFNTFIRWVAELRIAEDTKQNLSAEEKSRLNLKQVVLKEVHETELFKHISKFLSTVGYEDSLTYAAAKACCQGAEILSGCSSKEFCCRETCVTCVKGPGEAEGTVVTGVVVRYGSEQNVDLLVPSTQTDCECGPEANYPAGNDVFTVLLLALPPQTWSGIKDQALMHEMKQLISMASLPTMLQEEVLHLRRQLQLLKRCQENKEEEDFAAPAF from the exons ATGCGTACAATAATCAACGCCTTCTTCACATATTCAAATCGCATCATCACACCGAAAGTTAAAGGTTCCGCAAAGTTATTCGCTCCTACTTTTCCGAATCTTCCTGTGCGATCTTTGTCAGTTTCTCAACATATATATACTAACTATCCCTCCAAGAAACCTGTCGTAATGGCTATGGCGAGTCTCTACCGGCGATCTCTTCCTTCTCCTCCGGCCATTGACTTTTCTTCTTCCGAAGGCAAG AAAATATTCAATGAAGCGCTTCAGAAAGGCACTATGGAAGGATTTTTCAGGCTGATATCTTATTTCCAGACTCAGTCTGAACCTGCCTATTGTGGTTTGGCTAGCCTCTCTGTCGTCTTGAATGCTCTTTCTATTGATCCTGGACGTAAATGGAAAG GGCCTTGGAGATGGTTTGATGAATCGATGCTGGACTGCTGCGAGCCACTGGAAGTAGTCAAGGAAAAGGGCATTTCATTCGGGAAAGTTGTCTGTTTGGCTCACTGTTCTGGAGCCAAAGTGGAGGCTTTCCGCACTAATCAGACCACCATTGACGACTTTCGCAAGTTTGTGATGAAGTGCTCCACCTCTGAGAATTGCCATATGATCTCAACGTATCACAGAGGGGTGTTTAAGCAG ACTGGGTCTGGTCACTTTTCACCTATAGGTGGCTATAATGCTGAAAGAGATATGGCTTTGATTCTTGATGTTGCACGTTTCAAGTATCCTCCCCATTGGGTTCCTCTTAAACTTCTTTGGGAAGCCATGGACAGCATTGATGATTCTACAGGGAAACGTAGAGG GTTCATGCTCATATCTAGACCCCACAGAGAACCAGGATTGCTCTATACTCTG TCCTGCAAAGATGAGAGCTGGATCAGCATAGCCAAGTATTTAAAGGAAGATGTTCCTCGTCTTGTGAGTTCACAGCACGTAGATAGCGTGGAAAAAATCTTATCAGTTGTGTTCAAGTCACTTCCGTCAAATTTCAACACATTCATAAGATGGGTGGCTGAGCTCAGAATAGCAGAGGACACAAAACAAAATCTCAGCGCTGAGGAGAAATCGAGGCTCAACTTAAAG CAAGTTGTGCTGAAAGAAGTGCATGAAACTGAACTGTTCAAACACATCAGTAAGTTCTTATCCACAGTGGGTTACGAAGACAGTCTGACATATGCGGCTGCGAAGGCTTGTTGCCAAGGAGCTGAAATCTTGTCGGGATGCTCATCAAAAGAGTTCTGTTGTCGGGAAACTTGTGTGACGTGTGTCAAAG GTCCTGGCGAGGCAGAAGGCACCGTGGTGACTGGAGTTGTGGTGCGTTACGGGAGCGAACAAAATGTTGATCTACTGGTACCATCGACTCAAACTGACTGTGAATGTGGACCAGAGGCAAATTATCCGGCAGGAAACGATGTGTTCACTGTACTTCTGTTGGCTTTACCTCCACAGACATGGTCAGGGATCAAAGACCAAGCTCTTATGCATGAAATGAAGCAGCTCATTTCCATGGCATCCCTCCCAACTATGCTTCAAGAAGAG GTATTGCATCTTCGACGCCAACTTCAGCTGCTAAAAAGATGCCAAGAGAACAAGGAGGAGGAGGATTTCGCTGCACCTGCCTTTTGA